The Microbacterium limosum genome contains a region encoding:
- a CDS encoding holo-ACP synthase encodes MIVGIGVDIVDIPRFERTLERTPRLLERLFSPTERMLRPRSLAARYAAKEALIKALGGSNGVHWTEIEVTPESSGRPWFTLVGSTADVVTARGITAIHLSMSHDAGLATAYVVAESDVAASAAVTRSAVPRDAVTSGEGS; translated from the coding sequence ATGATCGTGGGAATCGGCGTGGACATCGTCGACATCCCCCGCTTCGAGCGCACCCTCGAGCGCACCCCCCGGCTCCTCGAGCGGTTGTTCTCGCCCACGGAGCGGATGCTGCGGCCCCGGTCTCTCGCCGCGCGCTATGCCGCGAAAGAGGCCTTGATCAAGGCCCTCGGTGGCTCGAATGGTGTCCACTGGACCGAGATCGAAGTCACCCCCGAGTCATCCGGGCGTCCGTGGTTCACGCTCGTCGGTTCGACCGCCGACGTCGTCACGGCGCGAGGCATCACGGCGATCCACCTGTCGATGTCGCACGACGCGGGGCTTGCTACGGCATACGTCGTCGCGGAATCGGATGTCGCGGCATCGGCCGCCGTTACGCGATCTGCCGTCCCGCGAGACGCCGTCACGAGCGGGGAGGGCTCATGA